In Micavibrio sp. TMED2, the following are encoded in one genomic region:
- a CDS encoding ribulose 1,5-bisphosphate carboxylase yields the protein MGERLYAKYLLRTALEAEQVAATVAGEQSSGTFIATPGESAELKQRSGALVEFLHETEDSGDPVLTGSKLSDVTGAKIRSYEMLLSWPMENMGPSLPNIMATVAGNLFELKQVAGLKLLDIEFPPGLAERYPGPAFGVTGTRALSGVEGRPLIGTIIKPSVGLDPQATADLVQDLCAGGIDFIKDDELQADGPHCPFEERFNAVMDVIDRHHDKTGQKVMYAANITGELDEMMARHDLVEQRGGTCIMISLNSVGLTGATALRRHSRLPIHGHRNGWGYLGRSRDNGWGYSAWQKFWRIAGIDHMHVNGLMNKFWEPDESVIASARMCLTPLFEDKPLLAIPIFSSGQSVMQAAPTWAALQSPDLVYCAGGGIIAHPSGIAAGVRSLREAWDAAMNDVPLTEAARKSTILAEAMETFG from the coding sequence ATGGGTGAGCGGTTATATGCCAAGTATCTGTTGCGTACCGCGCTGGAAGCCGAGCAGGTGGCGGCAACCGTGGCGGGTGAACAATCATCCGGCACCTTCATCGCGACACCGGGGGAGAGTGCCGAGCTGAAGCAACGGTCAGGCGCGCTTGTCGAATTTCTGCATGAGACAGAGGACAGCGGTGATCCGGTACTGACGGGCTCAAAGCTTTCCGATGTGACGGGTGCCAAAATCCGCAGCTATGAAATGCTGCTGTCATGGCCGATGGAGAATATGGGGCCATCGCTGCCCAATATCATGGCTACCGTTGCCGGCAATCTGTTCGAGCTGAAGCAGGTTGCCGGCCTGAAACTGCTCGACATTGAATTTCCGCCCGGTCTTGCCGAGCGTTATCCGGGACCGGCATTCGGGGTTACCGGCACGCGCGCGCTGTCCGGGGTTGAGGGGCGACCGCTGATCGGCACGATTATCAAGCCGTCGGTTGGTCTCGATCCGCAGGCCACGGCAGATCTGGTGCAGGATCTGTGTGCCGGTGGTATCGACTTCATCAAGGATGATGAGTTGCAGGCCGATGGTCCGCATTGCCCGTTCGAGGAACGGTTCAATGCCGTGATGGACGTTATCGACCGTCATCATGACAAGACCGGTCAAAAGGTCATGTATGCCGCCAATATTACCGGTGAGCTGGACGAGATGATGGCGCGTCATGATCTGGTCGAACAGCGCGGCGGCACCTGTATCATGATCAGCCTGAATTCGGTCGGGCTGACCGGTGCCACTGCCTTGCGTCGTCACAGTCGCCTGCCCATTCACGGGCACCGCAATGGCTGGGGTTATCTTGGCCGGTCGCGGGATAATGGCTGGGGCTATTCGGCATGGCAGAAATTCTGGCGTATTGCCGGTATTGACCACATGCATGTCAACGGGCTGATGAACAAGTTCTGGGAGCCGGATGAGAGCGTCATTGCCTCGGCCCGCATGTGCCTGACCCCGCTGTTTGAGGACAAGCCGTTACTGGCGATCCCGATCTTTTCCTCGGGACAGTCGGTGATGCAGGCAGCACCGACCTGGGCAGCATTGCAGAGCCCCGATCTGGTTTATTGCGCCGGTGGCGGGATCATCGCCCATCCCTCGGGTATTGCCGCCGGTGTCCGCTCGCTCCGCGAGGCATGGGATGCCGCAATGAACGACGTGCCGCTCACTGAGGCCGCCCGCAAATCCACCATCCTTGCCGAAGCGATGGAGACGTTCGGATGA